Genomic segment of Hydractinia symbiolongicarpus strain clone_291-10 chromosome 5, HSymV2.1, whole genome shotgun sequence:
cTTTAGATTTCAAtggtgaaaataaattttgcttAGAAATCTGTGATATAGGATGAATATGTTTTGTagtattcaacaaaaaaagttgagtGTTCAGAAACTCATTTTGGCAAGGCAGCAGTTTGAAAATTGCATATCATATAGTAAATTATGTAAAGTATTTGGAAACAATTGGAAATTCATTCTCAGAATCAAACAGAATTTTCATCTTTTTATTTGTACAGGCTGTTTATGCCAGAACTTTTTGCAGTTCTGGTTGTCGTATATAGTAaagttaagccaagaatgatgatgacgatgacattgaagttaaaataaattattttgttctCACCAGACTATCACCTTTCTTAATAGGATTTAACCGAGTGGTTGTGTTAGTATCTCTCAGATTATTTAAAAGTTGAGTAGTTGCGTCTAGATCGTTCAGGCTGTTAAGAAGGTGCTCAAAGTTAAAAACATGCGAGCCAACATGTAATGCTAGAAGACaacatcaaaataaaaacagaaatatttattaTGTTAAAACATAAATGTAAAAGCAACAACATTGTACCATAGATTTGAGTTAAATAGATTCAAGAAAAACACAGTTGTGCGAATATCAAATATAGTTTTCACTAGGTGAAATAAATTAGCAAgttatcaaaacatttttaaactacAACAAAATGTCATATTGTAATGGCAGTAATGACTTTAGCAGAAATATATTCTAGTTAAGCGTACCTGTTGCAAAACATATCATGTACGCAATACATCTATGAAAAGtaatatttttatctaaaatcCGACCAACAGCATGCGGCAAACactaaaaaaaaagttgttgaCACAGGATAATTTGTGATAcataaacaagtttaaaaaataaaaatttctttacaCTTACAGGAATATCTCTTATTAATGACAACAGGTTTCGGCACACTGGTAAAAGGATGAGCATACAGTTAAAATTAAGCATTGCCGCTGATCCACGAGCAACAGGTAGTCCCGACTGAAAGAAAATCAACaagttattaaataaaaaatgttattatatcTTATCTTATTATATCTTATATATATTAATATCATGGGTGTAAAAGAAAAACAGCACTTACATTATTTTGCATTATAGAATTAATTTTCATGGTAGTAAAAAATCAAGGGCTGGTTATAACATACTTTTATAAAGAAGTAATCAGAgtacaaaattttgatgcaaAATCTTTATCACAGTGTGATGCTTAACATGTTGGTATGCAAAGTTTTAGAAAAGGAGgccttaaacaactttttttaagtAATGTGATTGATGTAATGGTTATTGCATAAAAATAGGTGACAAATGTCtaattaaatgttaaaaaaacattttaaaatttttataaaataagcagAAGCTTTTAGGAaatccagatgtaaaaagaaatATAGAAGATTGATTATTTAtaaattatgtatatatatatacatataaacgAAAGGTGTTAAAACGAGAAATTACTAAGTAATCTCAAAGCGAAAAATCACTAATAACCTTCCATGTAAAAGCATGTGTGGGGTTTTCTACAAGATGTTGGTTGGTCCTGATTTGTGAGTAGAGCAGTATTGTTCAATCTTTGCTCCACATTCCTTTTTATCTCCCCTAAATATGTGACACCACGTACGTATGTACCCTTATATATTTTACACACAGAATGAGTATTGAACGATCTTATAGAGGGaacaaatgttttgtttttttgtcagcCATTTAATTGACACACAGATATGTGAATTAATGTAGACGTTAAACTTTTTAAGGATTGTTGTGAGGGTTGTGatcgaaaacaaaaataaaaaaatacaagaaagtTAGAAAAATTGTGTATGTCAGCAACTTAAATAGTTTCTTTTATTAAGTTATGAGAAACATAAAAATGGGAAATATGAAGGATGTGGTCGTTGGATAAAATCTTGTTGACAAATTATTATGAGGTATATATTCACACAAAttgcaaaacataaaaatattaaaccttAATGATGTACTTCAAGTAATAAAATTCATCTTCCGTATCAAATTTAATGTAGCTCAATGCAAACAAAAGAGCATTTATTGCAAACCAGATaaactaaaataaacaaacaaaattgttTGGTATAGGAAATAGTACATAGACAAACATACACGTTTTTACAAACTTTAAGATACATTGGGTCTCTCTTGATGCATTGCGATATTGCAATGTCACAACTGAATTAATTTCCCATAGAAAAAGAAAGGGAAAGTTGCTAAGTAAGTAAAAAGTGCTTTGGGAATAACGTGCGGCCTTAGGTAGCCTAGCAAGTCGCCTAACTTATGACTCAATTTGAGACCTCTAGCCTTCTTAGCAACTGGGTTGCTCATATATACGACCTTTTTCAAAATCAGGATCATACTATTGTGAAGTGTAAATGTTGAATGTAAAACATATTTTCTCTAATAACATGTTGTTAACGAACACTTACATGAACAGcagtaaaaaagtaacaaaaaaaatatattaacttACTAGAACTAGATACTTTGGAAACTCATTGACAAACCAACCCATTGTAGAATTTCATTTATCTACCTGAAGCAGTGAGAAAGTGAAAATATTAATAACATGCAATAACAAAGGATatgttcaaaaatattaaatgtcTAAATTTCTATGTACTCTGAAAGCACTTTaaacattatttaaaatatagttTACAAAGACTTTTAAtagttttaaataatatatcaCTTTATTATTATATGTTAATATAGTCTtaataaacaaacaattaaCAAAAGTTTCCATCTATATTTTGCATTCAAACTGAAAGTAACTTATTTACATCAACAGGATAGCCATAATTGCCATGAAAACTTCCACTTAAGTTTGTGAGAGGTTATTTCTTAGCAAATTTAAGCCATCAATATGGATTAAGAACTTTTTCTGAAGATACAATTTCTTGTATTCTGCAATCTATTAATTTTGACTCCAGAAGTTCAGGCTTTATTATTTACAGGATTGTTAGAATAAAATAAGATAACCGACTGAAAATTTTTAAGATTATTAAATCTTAGTCATATGATATAAACAAAGTTTCAGCAAAATATGAGTGGATCGACGGGATACTACTTTGCCATGGAAGAATTTTGGCAAGAATGTTAACTCATTTAGCCAACAACGTATTGTCTGTAAGTTATTCAAGAATTAGTCTGTACAAAATGGTGTTCCTTTGTGCAATTATGctttaataagaaataaaagattgttattattcagccagaggtcgacttgagAAAGTTCTATCTCGACCTGGGAGatagaactttttttttttgagacgaaataattattgtattatCTGCATATAGATGATGGTAGTTTGagttgatgacagattttaagtcatcaataagAAAAAAGCAAGGGCCACAACACAGATTTCTGCGGCACTCCTTGTGTCGTTTAGAAGAGTCAGCTACATTTTTGCCCATTAAGTAGGACTTGACCCAGTCAAAGGCAATATGTCAGACGGAAATCAATTCTGGCCTGTCATTTTGTCCGGCACATTTCTGTAGCTATATCTCCCCAATTataacttcaaaaattaaaaatcaaaacatgcaaaaataccGAGATAATTCAAATATAATTTTGTATCTTTTAATCAAGTGTCGTTCCACATCTCTTTCGTTTTGTTTTCATCTACCATGTGCCATCATGAAAGTTACTTAATCATGATCACACATACCACCAATATCAAATGTGTTAGGCGctgttaaaaaacaaagtaaggctGCGCATTTTAATAAGCCAATTAAATCGCAAAAAAAGCCGTCGCTaaagaaaactttaaaaatataaaataaaataagttttaagtttgtattattattattattatttgtagaCTCATCACAAGCGAAagggaaaaaatatgcttcgttttcaaattaaaaaaaaatctttatccatgtggctcaaataaaacttaaaaattcatttagaaagttcagctacattttaacaaaatttatacagaaaaaaaattataccgctTTTCCGTTTTTAAAGTTGTTCATATAAAAATGACACTTGAccttggtttccaattgttttgtcaaatgaagaaattatctacaattaaatccatgatgtAATAATGTCTGTTCCGcttgtaagtgcagttttgcaaacTTGCTTCATCTGGCTCCGTCTGCGTTTActtccgcattagttaagaaccgcatggatGGATTTCTTGGGTAAGACCTGGTAACCAACAACAAAGGGGCTAGGCAATAGAGATTCATGTCTAtacgtaatttttttaactaagtcaggagttggTGAATTAGCTATTCATGGTCAGGTTGaatatgaataggcttgcttatGGATTAAAAGGATCAGgattattcaataattctgagatctaaaagtgtctgaccaagacggaaatctatcggacgttttgtctgacaAAAGTTTGAAACAAGCTACGGACCAAGCTGGAGATGTGGTGGACATTTTGTCTGATGAGTCTCCAAAAACTATTTCGAAGGCtgtagacagggtatatccctcgaaaATTGTGAAGCCAGccttgtaaaatatgcacatctatataTCTATGAACACAACACGAACAAAGTTTTGTTGGTTGAGCttggtaagaataaaatcagagacagcAGTTTCTAtagaaaagagttttcgaaatctaGACTGTCTGTTATTAAGGAAGTTGtgctcaaaaataaaataagaaattcgcttatgcactaacttttcaaaaaatttcataGAGATTGGCAGAATGGAGGTGCTACTTTtacgccgtagattagtggttatagctctcgtactctgtgcgggcgaccggggttcgattcctcttgacggcgattcaacatgggcgagtgaatgttaccatagccctgggttaacccaagccatgtaagggaaattggggagatggcacactatgtgggccgttggatgttgccgggagttgtctagtagagcgcgggtcctaattgggtctgcgtagctcaaaatgagcattaaatactctaggactctccatctaagccatggcccctcctggaaataatagacagggtatatccctcgatatttgtgaggctagccatgtaaaatatgcacatctatctatctatctatctactactgctacttttaaaaataggcaagaaccttttagtcttccaaaatTTAGGTACATTAACCAGTAAATATTATTAACAAGACATGAGAAATAGCAAACTGAGAAAAAGCAATCTCATATTTCAGTGTGAtccaatgaaaatattttcaaacagTCATGTAAAATATTGGCAGGTGAATTTTCCTATAGCTAGACCGGGTTAACTCCAGCTATGTGTGAAAAATGGAGAGATAGCACTCTACTTCTGCAAGATGTTGGATGTTGTTGAGGGACTTCTGGCAGAGCAAGGACcttaattgggtctgcatagctcaaagcGAGCAAATTAATACTCTCccaagcattaaatactctcaTTTAAGCCATCATGgcctctcctggaaataatagatagGGCATATCCTTTGATattttgtgaggctagccatgtaaaacatgcacatctatctacaAACCCGGAAATATAAATTGGGATTTCCTTTTGAGCTCCCCCTTTCCCCCAAGTCAATAAGAAGATGGTATTGGCCTAGCTAGTAATCCAGGAACCTTTAAGGTAAACAACATTGACTTTGAGTGGAAAGGGGGGCAGTTAAAAGGAGTTATGAcataaaaaataaggaaagaAGGCCTagttttatcacatttttccgGGGTTGTACCTAGGTAGACTTTCCACTAAAAAACTCTACCGCACCAGTACTGAGTAATCACAGTAAACCTTggggattttcacgaaacgaattgagcggcgaattgtatctgagcatgcgcagttttgtttgttatgattttgtatcaaaatattcgcttcgctgaaaagtagaaacagttcctactttttcgcggctaaaggtttcgctgctagttttagaccaatcagaacgtggttaaccaatgtaaacaatgaatttggcgtctaatttattttgtcgtgaaaattaaaaagcgaattagccgttcaattcgctttgtgaaaatccccctttagaAAATATAAACCTAATTTCCAGGCTCTTTTGCGTGATTTCGAGCTAATTTAGCCgaccatttttcttttaaattattgcATCCCCCAGATCCGAGAATAGTTTTTATCCTTGTATGAAAGTATACCTTATTGCTATATTTAAAGTATTTCTATGTATTTTCACAAACACAATGATTTAAACTCGTTAACGTTATTTCCTTCGACAAAAAAATCCGTAAAAACAAACACATAACTAATCACAATCTTGCACAAGaatcacagtaaaaacaaaactccACTTTTAAAATGCTCATCGCCAAGCCAAGCTTTGTACAATAACTGCTTTGTAAAGTAAAAACTGCCACCCATCATCATACATTATGTTTGATAAGTAATTCCCCCTGCAATGCGAGTAATCTCAGCTTTTgtcaaaaattgtttaaataattaCTACAAAGCTCTTTgcatttctttacaaaaactttttagtAGACTCGAGGGTAAGATTATATTGAGTTGGTGGTGACTAAGCCTGCGTTTCTAAACATAAACGAGTAAACAACACAAATTTTTAGTAAGATATATTTAAACCAGTtacaaaaacttcaaaaaaaaaaatatacaattttttgtgTAACGAGTGTGTACAATGAAAATTTGGAGTATACGCCTGGGTATTCAAAGTTAAGGAGCGgtgattttattaaaataaacctAGACTATTTCGTGTTAAAAGGGCATAAAAAGCGATAAAAAGATATTTCTCGAGAAACTTCAAGCAGTAAAATGcaagaagttttaaaaaatcgacactttttaatattttcagaaAAGTGGAGCGATTGGATGCGGTAGATGTGGTGCAATGGCTGTTTTTCGCACAATAAACAGAAATGTGGTTGCGgatgaaacaaaattataaaatttaaagcaaaaaaatcaaCATAACTATTGAAAAAGTtagttattaattttaaaataatcataAACTGAAAGAAAGACGCTCTCAAGATTGAAAATGCATCAATTCACTCAAAATAACATTATTACGTCCGAGGAATAAGTCTTGCAAAAATGCtatgattttataaatttttgtaaagaatttCGTGAgttacacaaaaaaacaaaccgCAGCAGGTTAGTTCGAGCACCTTAAAGTATATTCGATAAAAACATCTATGCAATGTTTTGTCAATTTCTGTACATAACATCTTTCACGCGAACGccatcaaaaatattaaatttatacaCCACTCAATTCATCTAAACATTTCGTATTTTCCCAGGAACATAATTTTTGTCGATAATCGGTTCTTGCAGGAACATGTGTAGTCCCTTTTCGTTTTGTGCCAGAGGATGACCAGCCACTCTGAAAAGTAAAATAACGATAAAGTATTACGTGACAGACCCTTGAAATGCTAACCACCACGTCAAAGTGTATACAAAAAGTCGACCTACCTGTTAATAAAAGCTTCTAACCCTTGTCTTCTTTCTTCTATGAAATCATCTTCAAATATACCTAAAGGTTGCAAAAATTTGTCAGCAGAAGCCATAAAAACCCATTGCAAGTacactatttttttataagcaaccctATTTGGGAGATCAGGCATTAACTTGTTTAGGGTGTTGCTTAACTGGTTACATAGCACTTCGTTTTTTATTGTCACAGCATTGTCGCCGTGAGCACTAGCCCGGCCCTTTGGATTGTATTCATCAGTAGCTAGTAAACTCAACACACATGAAGACATATATTCTTCAAGCACACGGTACTGCGATACCATTTGGAAAGAGTGCTACTTGATAAAATCGTGGTCAGGGGTTATAAGACCCGAAGGTTCCTATAAGTAAATTGCTTATCCAATTTAAGCCCTATTCCTTTAGCAATTTTGTTTCTTGTGGAAAATGTGTTTTGCTGTCTACAGAACAACTTTTTTGTTTATAGTTAGACTGTGTAaaagtattattatttaaaCAGGATTTGGATTTAAACAGCCACTAAGGTGTAAATCGTTGAATATTTTTGTGTATCGGGTTCACTCCTTTCAAAATAACTGAAATTTTAAAGTTActtaaaaagtataaatatagTTTGCAGCTAAAACATAAAAGTCACAAAAGAATACAATCCAAAGGGTCTAATTCACAATACCAGCAGTGTGTTGCTTCAAAGTGACATGCTAAACAACCAGCTTAGCATATCACTTCGTTTCTCAATCCTGACTAGTTTTTGTGAAATTCGTTTTCTCAATTTGTGGTTAAGGTAACTGTATTCTGAAGTAACGCAACACTTACCATCATCGCCTCTGAATGGCAACATCTTCTTTAAAGCTTTCCCAGGCAACGGTGGAACAACAATCTAAAAGGAAGCAAAATTGATGTGGAAAATTAACATGTCAAGGTGTTGTATAAATACGATATCAAAAGAAAGTTAAAGAAATGTAAACCCAAAAAGAGGAACATGAAAAAACGTTAAAGAATACAACGCAGAATAAATACTTAACCATACCTTGCTATCTCTTTCAAGTTCAGTTCGTAACCATTCAAAATCGCTATATCTCCTTCTTACAGCTGaatcttttaatttaaaaatcggtaTGTTtgtctaaataaaataattgaaagTAGTCAATCCTGTTAAAAATCTTACGTTAGGCGACTATTTGTTGAGAAAACATCTAAGTATAAATTATTACACCAAGTCAAGAGTCTACCAATGGTAAAAGCTTAACCTGCTGATTCTAGCAGGTTAAGAGGTAGAGTCATCTGATTATTGTTAACAAAGATCAAAGGCTAGGATATTCCAATATTCATTTTATCTTAATGAGAGTACAAGAACATGGGAAAATTGGAAGGAAGGACGCACTACGTGGTTTTACGTAATAAGTAGTTGGTAATAATCAAACCTTTTAAACATACATGGCGGTCAATCATTTTTTATGTCAGGttaaaaaatcttaaattttagaaaaaaatgatcACATTGACCGAGATTACAAGTTATTAGGAGATTTTCTTaggtttccatttttttaagattatttagTGAGAGATTTTAAGACTACCCTGTTTTAAAGATACTGTAAGGGTATAGACACATTATTCagtatattcattatttctaaaaaattatgtttttttcttcaaaattatttatttaatataaaagcaaattaaattgtctataggataatataaatatgaaatttatatttactCCAGGTAGGCATAAATCCACATCTTTATTTTTCACTAAAACGTCCGAAACTCCCctccgtttttttttttttttgcgttataTTTATCAATCACTTTAGCATTAAAATAGTTCTATATTTCAAATATTACCAATAACAAGGGGGCAGTAAATTTGCGACGttgtaaagtaaaaaaagaaacagcTATGGTGTCATTTATGTTTCGTACCACAGCATAGTTTCGTAGACAAGAGCATTTATGATAACATTATCAAGTACTGTTGTTATTATTTCCAATGGATTGCTAAACAAGAAAAGGTCCAAAATACAtcatattttataaataatatttaatgaAGGGTGCagtcaaaagtaaaaacaaacccAAAATAtgtttaaggaaaaaaaattgtttcactttattaaaagtaaaaattgtTTCAGAAGAAATAATTTGTTGCAGATAGGACCTCAAGAACTGTATAAAAGCTTCATAAATAAAGTTTGTcctttattgaaaaatgttgAATTTTAGCTTTTAAAGGTGAGGTAAATATTAATTTCACACTTGTTTCTTCAGTAATCTTTTCTTCCCTTCatctaatttatattttatcaataaggacaatttatgcaaactttgtttccattttaataTTTCACTTCTGTTTAAAGGAAACTTGGTGATGCACAcgcttaaaaacaaaattttaaatgaattgaagtGACACATAAACTACTCTAATCAAATTAAGAATTTAGTCCTGTAACATAGATTAAAATGTATATGGTAAAAAAcagaaatctaaaaataaataattctgGGTATATAAATTAACGCAATCAAAAAGCCCTGAATTTACGCACttgatttttactatttttcttCATTCTATTTAAAGTAATTTCCATATAAAATACATTTTCTCTACATTACTTTAAGCAATTAGTTTATCACTGAATATAATGTTGAATTGTGAACTTTTCTTCTACTTGtattttctgccaatatcaAGTTTCCAGCCACCTTGTTTGAAATTTAGTTCACCGGACAAAGCTGGTTTTTTTATGAACATGTTGATCTGTTTTTTGATCCCTCTTAGAGGGAAATATTACCCTTTTCACTTACTTTGGAGTGCAAATTTTACACACACCATTTCATAAGAGACGTGCAATCACACACGCACTCCCCCACAGTTGGGCAgatatatagatagatagatggatgtgcatattttacatggctagcctcacaaaatATCGagagatataccctgtctattatttccaggaggggccatggcttagatggagagtgctagagtatttaatgctcattatgagctacgcagacccaattagagcttgcgctctactagacaactcccagcaacatccaacagcccacacagtgtgccatctcctcaATTTCCCTGACATGGCTTgagttaacccagggctatggtaacattcacagATTTAAACAATAGAAGTAGAAGTAGTCCTTGAACACTAATTATGTAAATAAACACAACAGTTACAGTACTGGAATAAGGACACCTAATCACCTGGATCGCGTATCAGCAATTCGCGCACGATTTACGATGCTGTCGCgatagtaaaattttttagcatcGTGAAAGTCCTGATCCATCGGGGGGTCGACTTTCATGATGTATCGTGACTTTCGCGATCCATATCGCGACCCTCATTatacatctttaaacattataaaaatcacGTAATTAATGTCATGAGAGAATTACGCAATTAAATATgcataattgttttttgtttgtttttaaatcaaaaatatttttgttttcgtaGCTTTGTTCTTGTTTAGACTCTTAACTTATTTAGTTGTCTTACGGGCCCTCCCGACCCTAACTTtcacaataaacaaaaataataaaaatatcaacaaacaaatattttttttaccccaTCTCGTGAAAGAAGAGATTATGAATGTTGTAACACCCTCTTtcgttatgattaatatatgtttaaaataacgttgcttgctaaaatcttaaatttcttagtcgatatcatttaggaaaaataattaatatcattaaatctttttcaataatattagaaaactatttaaaacaatgtaaaatacgcatgtcgtaacaccctcctccattatgaaataaataaataattttaatgtcaaGAAAgacttaaatattaattttcttataagactgcacaaaaaacattaaaggaacacataaattttgtgttttattattttaaatggaaAAATAACTTCCtgtataaatttcaaaacagccTAAGTATAACCTGGTATATTCTgcataacttttgaaaacaagttttttaacatgcaagtatttttatcttttcaccttcaCATCTATTGTTTAATACTTTTAATGTTATTCATGATCCATTGCGACAATCACGATTAATAGTGACGATCGCGAtgtcattgttatttttttatgcatCAGGACTATTGCGAAGCTCTTCGTTTACAATTTTTCTATCGCGATGGTCACGATAGGATCGCAGATCATCCGTGTCGCTCATGATACGCGCTCACGATGTTAGGtatcctgattccagtactgtatgcTAAATATCTTTATTAGCCGGGCCCAGGAGGTAGGAAGAAGCACTATGCACAACAAATCATAAGTGAATTCATTTAAACTTTGTAACTATATACTTTGGAACAAACAATATTTAATGTAAATTGAATCACAGAGAGCTTAAAATGgcttatcatcatcattcttagCTTAACATCTGTTTTCCGTGCTaacatgggttggacagggtatattattAACCCTCTTCCAATGTGATCTAGATTGTTCCTAAAATAGATGGCGGGgaaaaaacaaatattgcaCAATAGTTCATtcaaacatgtgaaaacaatttttgggACCCCATATTTGATGTCATGTACACGATCGGTGCCCAATGTCGATCATGCACGCAATTTTTTATGGCTGGAGTTAAttcagtttttcaaaaaaattagaaagagttaaaaaacattcttgttttGCAATGTTAAGAATACCTTGCAAAATCATGCAAATAAAATATACTAAACTTTTAAGAAACTTGTCTAAGCTCAAAATTATAAAGctcaaataaacaaaatttaagcTTTATAGGTTTCTTTTAACAAATGATTTTAATTGGGATGGCGTAATACATGGTATCACAGTCCGGTATTTACTTGCGcgcgcatctaagtgattacgtaaCGCCCGATGCGCGCGcaaaaatggaggtaaaaatggaaacaaatcaaGCAACCACGGAGGAAAacgttcaaaacaaacaaaatccacAATAAAAACGTGGCAGAAATTCAGGTTTTAACATTTATTCACTATATGTAACAATGCTATACTggcacaattttattttaacattcacACAAATACTACATGCATTCAAAGCTTGACTTCTTTCGCGTAGCATTCCGAGCACACCATCTGCACAATCTTTGTTTTCACTTCTAATTTTGTTTTGCAAAGTAAGGGATTACGCAAAGTAGACATCTAATCTATGCTTTGAGAAAGCGTTCGTTTAACTATAATTTAAACCATAACATGTACATTAATGAATAGTTCTTTACACGAGCACGAATGATAACATAAACCCCTGTGAATTGAATCCTATAACACAGCAGTTAGtcgatcttttttcttttttggcttTGCTAGCCTTGTGTTTTTCTGCACTAATGTTtcgttacctccatttctgcgcacgCAACTTTTTTGGATAGCATTACGTAATGTTGTTTGATGCGGGCACAGGAAAAACATGGCaatatgattgagtgtattgtGTCCCCAAAATAAATGGGGCGTACGCCTTATAAAAAGGTATGCTTTCACTACAAGATTAAAAACTTTCCGTTATGCTTAAAACATTacaatgatatatttttattattgtgtCCAGGGTTATATTTTAGTGAGTGAGACACATGTGCAAGCAAGAAAAAGCCAATAAGAGGCCACAGTGACGAGGTAGCTGATGTTGCctcataaataataaaaatacatatGCATTGGTATGCATTAAAAGGCTAAATTATTCAATCACGCAGCAGGTATTACCTTCATTCTTACTTCATAATCTGTGTATCTTTTTTTACCAACCCCATGAGTTTGAGGATTGGACACAtctatttctaaaaa
This window contains:
- the LOC130645759 gene encoding sorting nexin-12-like; amino-acid sequence: MADQIDTSRLDSKPQSISDAYAVPANFLEIDVSNPQTHGVGKKRYTDYEVRMKTNIPIFKLKDSAVRRRYSDFEWLRTELERDSKIVVPPLPGKALKKMLPFRGDDGIFEDDFIEERRQGLEAFINRVAGHPLAQNEKGLHMFLQEPIIDKNYVPGKIRNV